A window of Mycolicibacterium holsaticum DSM 44478 = JCM 12374 genomic DNA:
GATGCGGGTATCTGCAACGACACCCATTCGTTATGAGGGGACAAGGACACGGTCCGAACGCTCGCAAGGGCCGCGCCGATGTCGCGGGTTGAAAGCTGTCCCCACGCGTTCGCGCCCCCACAGCAACACGGTGTCTCCGCCCGCCCCGACGCCGTCGAGATCCTCGGCTGTCCCGCCGATCATCTGCGCCCCGCACACCGGCCCGGCTAGGCGCGTGCCCGTCCTCAGAATCACCGACCTCCTATCCGTGCTTTTGCCCACCAAGCTCAGGCCGTCCTCAGGCCGTGCGGACCCCAATATATATAACCAGGATATGTCTTTTGCCGCGAATGTGCGCCTAATTGCTCGACTCGACTCGAGTCGCCACTGCCCACCAGAGGCCGCGGGGTACCGGCCTCTACCGGTGCGTCTCACGTTGCCGGGAGGATCTCCGGTAATGCCCCGACTACCGCGACATCGCACGTGTGGGGCAGAACGCGCCCCAGCGTTCTCCTAAAGATATAACCTAGTTAATAGAATAACTTCCGAACGGTGCGGTTGAAGGACATTGCCTCGATGGATTCATCGGTACTCGACGACCTGATTGCCGAACAGCAGGTTCTCGACGACCTGGTGGCCGGCCTCGACGAAGCACAGTGGGCCACTCCCACACCTGCCGCGGGCTGGCGTGTTCGCGATCAGATCGCACATCTGGCCATGTTTGATGAGGTGGCGACAACGTCGCTGACCGGCGGCGGCGAGGCGCGCTTCGCCAAGATCATCGCCGCGGTGGCCTCCGGTGACACGGCGTTCATCGACAGCCCGGCAGGAAATACTCCAGGTCACGAAGCGCTGGCGTCATGGCGACAGGCTCGGCATGATCAGTTAGCGGCATTCCGGCGAATAGACGACGCGGCCCGGGTGCCGTGGGGGCCCAACCTGATGTCCGCGGTCAGCTTATGCACTGCTCGCCTGATGGAGACCTGGGCACACGGGCTTGACTGCTTTACAGCTCTGGGTGTCGAACCCGTCGATACCGACAGGCTCCGCCACGTCTGTCACATCACCTATCGCGCGATACCCCATGCGCTGATGGAATGCGGCGTCTCGCGGCCAGAAACGATCGACGATCTCGTCGTAGAGGTCACTTCGCCCAAGGGAGCCGTGTGGCGTTTCGGCCGGCCGGACGCACCCGACCGGATCGATGGGACGGCGGCTGAATTCGCTCGCGTCGGGGTCCGGCGGATGCCCCTAGCGGATTCGGCCTTACGTGCGCACGGACCTTTTGCAGACGCAGCCCTGCAGAACCTCAAGGCATACCTTTAGCCCCACGAAGAACACCTCCGCGCACGCAACAGGTGGATCAGCCGTGCGAGTCATCCGCAAGATTGCACTCATCGGCTATGAAGAGACGCATCGAGTCGCGGTCGATGAATTCGGCTTCATCCCGCGCGAGCACCTGGCCCTCTTCGCTCGCTGCCCAACCCACCGTCGCCTCGAGGTCGGCCATGTTGTCGAACCAGAACTCCGAGACCGCGTCGTATTCAGGTTCTGGACCGCCAGGAAACTGGCTCAGGTAGTTGCGGACGTACTTGCGTAATAGCGGCGAAACACTATGCGCGAGCGGCACATGCCCCGTTTCGTAACGATCCTTGAACTGCTCGGGCGTCAGATCGGCGCGCCGACGAACAAACAGGATGAGCTTGGCTGCCATGTGTGTCTACTCCTCGTGTGTTTGGAGAGTCGTTGTCGTTTCTGGTGCGGCGCGGACGGAGGAACCGTCACGTGGCGAACTCGATGTCGCACAAGTCGCTGTCATCGGCTCGGGCCAACTCCGCCTCGACCCGCACACCGCACTCCGGACAAAAGAACTCGCGCAGGCTCATTCGAGCCGCCATCTGCGGGTCCGGCGAGACATAGCTAGCGCCCAGCTTGTCGCCTGGGGTCTCTCGCCGGACAAGTAGTTCCTTGTAAGAGGCCGCGCGTCCGAGGTCCGCACCGCACAGGCAGGACCATGACCCGTCGGTGTGGCGCAACGCATCACCCACTCGGTCGGCGTCCGTGGCGTTCTCGACTGGAAAGTCGAGTCGGGGCGCATACCCGAGACGGCGCTGCCGGATGATCGCCCGCTGCTTCGCCGTCGCGGCCGCGTCCAGAGTCCCTGCTGAATCGAAGACGACACCGTAGGTCGACGCCGCGGTTTCCACCGAGCACGCCCCCTCGGCGAGGTCTTCGGCTACCCGGTCCGGGTCGCGTAACAGCGGGTCGCCATGCCCGGGTGCGACGGGATTGGTCATCGACCACACGTCGCCTTCCGTCATCGGAGGGTGGCTGCCCCCACTGAAGGGCAGCGGCGTCTCTATACCATCGAGCTCTGAAAAATCCTGCGGTATAGCGCCTTGCGCGAGGACAGTGTCCGCGTGCGCCTCGGTCTTGACCCGCATCCCGCCAAGCGATCCCGCGTTCGCGCCCCACAGGCCCTGTGTCTTCGGAATCGTTTCATTCTTGTAGAGCGAGAGGATGGCAGCGTCGGCTCCGTGCATCATGTAGCCCACCTCGACACCGCGACCGCCGCGGAACCGGCCGGCGCCGGCGGCGCCACCGGACACGAGACGGCGATACAGCGCGATGACCGGATTGCTTTGCTCGTTGTGTTCGACGTTGGCGCCGATGCCTTCGGGGATCCAGAAGTGCCCGCCGGCGTCTACGCCGTCTTCGTCGGCACGTGCGCTCAGCGCTCCGATCATGCCGTCGGCGTCGAACATCTGGAATGGGCCGTTCGTCGGCGTTGACCCCGCGCAGATCGCCCCGTAGAAGTTGGTCGTGTTGGGCCCGAGCGCCCGGGCGCGGACGGCAGGCGTGCCGCACGACATCATCTTTGCGACCGCAACCGCCGCGGCGTTGATGTTCAACATCGCATTGCGCGAGCCGACCGGTCCCACGGCGGCGGGAAACTCGGCGCAATTGAGTAGTCCGGGTTCGAGCTCGAAATCGACATTGGCGTACACGCCCCCGTAGCAACCCGACAGATCGGAGACCAGATTCGCGGTAACGGCCGCCAGCACCGCACCCGAGAACGCTCCGAATCCGCAGTTCAGCGAACCGGCTTGCGGATCGGTACCTCGATTGTCGATCACCAGGCGCCCGCCCTCTTTGGTGACGCCGACCTGAATTCGGTATACCCCATCGTCGCCGGGGCGACAGGTTTCGGCGTACACCCGATGCACCCAGCGCCCGTCGGGAATCTGAGCCAACCGCTCCTCGAAGATCTGCCGGGCCGCGACCATGGTGCCTCGCATCACCGCTTTGACCGCTCCGGCACCGTACTTGGCGACCAGCGCGCTGAGCTGGTCGCGCGCCCGGCCGCAGGCCGCGATGCTGGCGCGCAAATCCATTCCCACCATGGGGGATAACCGGCTCGACCGGGCGAACAGGTCGACGACGTCGTTGCGGATCTGGCCGCCGGACATGACCGTGGTCGGCGGAAGACAAATGCCCTCCTGGAAGATGTCTTCGGCCGCCTCGTCGGTGCTGCCCAACTTGATACCACCGATGTCGAGGTGGTGCATCGTGTTGGTGACCCAGCCGAACAGGCCGCCGTCGACGAATACCGGCGCGGCGATACACGTGTCGGGCTGATGAGGTGAGCCGACGTACGGGTCGTTGGAAATGAACATATCGCCCGCGCGGATGCCAGGATTGGCGGCGCGGTGCTCGAGCGCCCATTTGGCGATCAGCGAACTCGCGGTGGCGAAATACTGCAGTCCGGGACCCATGAACGGCACATCGCCGTCTTCGGTCAGCAAGGTCGTTTGCATGTCGCGGGCGATCATCACCGCGGGTGAAATCGCCAGGCGGCATAGCAGCGATGCATGCTCGAAGTTCAGTTGAAGCAGCGAATACCGGATGACTTCGTAGGTGACCGGATCAAGATCTTCGGCCACGTCGGTATGAAGCGATAGATTCGGCGCAATGTCCAACCGGGCCCCGGGTATGTAGGGGCGTTGCACCCCGTCCCAGTAGCGGGCTTGTGGGGCCGCTTGAATTGTCTGGCCGTCCGACGTCACGTCGCCTCCACGGGCTGTAGCAGGAGATTGCCCCACAGGTCACGGGTCAACCGGTGTCCGGCCGGCACTGAAACCGAGGTGTGCGGCAGTTGCACGATCGCGGGGCCGGCAACGGGGCTGTCGGCAGCGAGATCGCTGCCGTCCCAGATCAAAGTGGTCACCCAGCGCATCGCGTCGGGCCAGAACACGTCCTTCGTTGCGTGGTGACAACGGGTCGATCCGTCTGATTGCGGCTGGGGACGTGCCCCGGAAGCGATCCGCGCACGAACCCGAAGTGCAAAGGCCTCGATTCCGTGGAACAACGACACCGCTCCGGACCCATAGAGCCGCGAGTAGGCGTCAGTGAAACGGGCCGACAGGTCCGCCGTCCATTTCTCGGCGTCGCCGTCGGCCAGGGGGAGCCGGATGCTGTACGCGTACTGCTCGGCGTAACGCAGTAGGGCGAAGCGGTCGAGCAATATCTGGTCGGGGTCGAAGCCGACCTCCGTCAGCGCCTTGGACGCCGTCGTTTCCAGTTGGTACAACAGACGATCGAACTCTTCGTGGTCGAACGGCGCGGGCAGCAGACACTCGGTGTCGAAATACCGGAACACGTCAGTGGAAGCAATTCCGTACGCGGACAATGCCGATGCGCCGTTACCCAATGGGATCAGCACGCCGGCAGCCCCAAGGTCGGCAGCAAAACCCCACGCATGCACTGGGCCGGCGCCGCCGAAGGCGTAGATCATGAACTCACGGGGATCCAGGCCCTGTTCAACCGTGCGTTGCCGGATCAACGTCGCGGCGTTGTTGTTGTTGATTCGCAGTATTCCAGCCGCCGTCTCCTCGGCCGAAAGTCCCAACCCCGCGCCCAATTCGGCCAACGCAGCCCGAGCGGCGTCGATGTCCAACGACATGGTGCCGCCCAGAAATCCGCCCGGATCCAGCAGGCCAAGCACGAGATCGGCATCGGTCACTGTCGGCTCAGTGCCACCCCGTGCATAGCAGACCGGGCCGGGGTTGCTGCCCGCTGAGGACGGGCCGACTCGCAGCGATCCTGAGTAGGGGTCGATCCACGCCACAGAGCCCCCGCCACACGCGATCGAGCGCACATCGAGCGCCGGTGCGCGGTAGGTGTACTGGTCGATCACCCGCGCTTCTGCGAGCACCGGCTCACCACCCACCACCAGCCCGACATCAAAGCTGGTGCCTCCCATGTCGGTTGCTACGACGTTGAGCTGCTCCAGCGTTGTCGCGAGGCCGGCTGCGGCGGCCAATCCACCGGTCGGACCGGAATCAAGTGTGGCCAGCGGAACATCGACGGCGGTGGTCACCGGAACCACGCCGCCATGGGATTGCATGATCAGGAGTTCGTTGCTCAGTCCCCGACTGCGCAGCCGGTGTGCCGTCTCGGTCATGTATTTGCGGCTGGCTGGACCGATGTAACCGTTCAGCACGGTTGCCACGGTGCGCTCGAACTCGCCGAGGCGCGGCGAAACCTGCGAGGACAGGCTCAGGAACAGATCCGGCCGGATGTCGCGGGCCAGCGCCGCGATCTGTTCCTCGTGGACGGGATTCTTGAACGACCACAGCAGGCTGATCGCCAATGCGTCGATCGGCTGTGATTTCAGGAACTCTTCGAGCTGCGCGCGGATACGTGGCAGATCAGGAGCGACCAGCACCTCCCCGTGGCGGTCGACGCGTTCATCGACCTCGAGAACGCAGGCGGGTGCTACGAGCGCCGCGGGCTTCTTGGTCTTTTGCACGTCGAAAACGCGATCGATCGGCAGGCCAGCCACTCTGCCTGCGCCCCGCATGATTCGAAGGTTGTCGCCGTGACCGCGGGTCGTGATCAGGCCGACGCGGGTGCCCTTGCGCTCGACGACCAGGTTGGTGCCGATCGTCGTGCCATGGCTGAACCGGTCTGTTGTCTGCAGCAGCGTCTCGACGTCGTGTCCGAGACTCGCGGCCAGCAATGCCACGGCTCGCAT
This region includes:
- a CDS encoding hydantoinase/oxoprolinase family protein; this translates as MQADSVKIGIDIGGTFTDGIALTPDGRVAQAKTLSTHDTNPADGVMRAVALLAASLGHDVETLLQTTDRFSHGTTIGTNLVVERKGTRVGLITTRGHGDNLRIMRGAGRVAGLPIDRVFDVQKTKKPAALVAPACVLEVDERVDRHGEVLVAPDLPRIRAQLEEFLKSQPIDALAISLLWSFKNPVHEEQIAALARDIRPDLFLSLSSQVSPRLGEFERTVATVLNGYIGPASRKYMTETAHRLRSRGLSNELLIMQSHGGVVPVTTAVDVPLATLDSGPTGGLAAAAGLATTLEQLNVVATDMGGTSFDVGLVVGGEPVLAEARVIDQYTYRAPALDVRSIACGGGSVAWIDPYSGSLRVGPSSAGSNPGPVCYARGGTEPTVTDADLVLGLLDPGGFLGGTMSLDIDAARAALAELGAGLGLSAEETAAGILRINNNNAATLIRQRTVEQGLDPREFMIYAFGGAGPVHAWGFAADLGAAGVLIPLGNGASALSAYGIASTDVFRYFDTECLLPAPFDHEEFDRLLYQLETTASKALTEVGFDPDQILLDRFALLRYAEQYAYSIRLPLADGDAEKWTADLSARFTDAYSRLYGSGAVSLFHGIEAFALRVRARIASGARPQPQSDGSTRCHHATKDVFWPDAMRWVTTLIWDGSDLAADSPVAGPAIVQLPHTSVSVPAGHRLTRDLWGNLLLQPVEAT
- a CDS encoding maleylpyruvate isomerase family mycothiol-dependent enzyme, which codes for MRLKDIASMDSSVLDDLIAEQQVLDDLVAGLDEAQWATPTPAAGWRVRDQIAHLAMFDEVATTSLTGGGEARFAKIIAAVASGDTAFIDSPAGNTPGHEALASWRQARHDQLAAFRRIDDAARVPWGPNLMSAVSLCTARLMETWAHGLDCFTALGVEPVDTDRLRHVCHITYRAIPHALMECGVSRPETIDDLVVEVTSPKGAVWRFGRPDAPDRIDGTAAEFARVGVRRMPLADSALRAHGPFADAALQNLKAYL
- a CDS encoding EthD domain-containing protein, whose translation is MAAKLILFVRRRADLTPEQFKDRYETGHVPLAHSVSPLLRKYVRNYLSQFPGGPEPEYDAVSEFWFDNMADLEATVGWAASEEGQVLARDEAEFIDRDSMRLFIADECNLADDSHG
- a CDS encoding hydantoinase B/oxoprolinase family protein — encoded protein: MAEDLDPVTYEVIRYSLLQLNFEHASLLCRLAISPAVMIARDMQTTLLTEDGDVPFMGPGLQYFATASSLIAKWALEHRAANPGIRAGDMFISNDPYVGSPHQPDTCIAAPVFVDGGLFGWVTNTMHHLDIGGIKLGSTDEAAEDIFQEGICLPPTTVMSGGQIRNDVVDLFARSSRLSPMVGMDLRASIAACGRARDQLSALVAKYGAGAVKAVMRGTMVAARQIFEERLAQIPDGRWVHRVYAETCRPGDDGVYRIQVGVTKEGGRLVIDNRGTDPQAGSLNCGFGAFSGAVLAAVTANLVSDLSGCYGGVYANVDFELEPGLLNCAEFPAAVGPVGSRNAMLNINAAAVAVAKMMSCGTPAVRARALGPNTTNFYGAICAGSTPTNGPFQMFDADGMIGALSARADEDGVDAGGHFWIPEGIGANVEHNEQSNPVIALYRRLVSGGAAGAGRFRGGRGVEVGYMMHGADAAILSLYKNETIPKTQGLWGANAGSLGGMRVKTEAHADTVLAQGAIPQDFSELDGIETPLPFSGGSHPPMTEGDVWSMTNPVAPGHGDPLLRDPDRVAEDLAEGACSVETAASTYGVVFDSAGTLDAAATAKQRAIIRQRRLGYAPRLDFPVENATDADRVGDALRHTDGSWSCLCGADLGRAASYKELLVRRETPGDKLGASYVSPDPQMAARMSLREFFCPECGVRVEAELARADDSDLCDIEFAT